From Jeotgalibaca dankookensis, one genomic window encodes:
- a CDS encoding DEAD/DEAH box helicase family protein: MSLKKIKWRISYTSYDNKMLDEFYKPAIRQSESYKRISGYFSASFLENLALEIEDSININNLYIQILCSPLMSDEDKENIRLGYGMREKISEFIATELKKISDDSKTLPLISNLIARKAVDIKFVVTERTGMFHDKKGIFKDSEGNRLAFTGSNNETNNAMFNNYESLVVLNDWENKKYVDEIENDFNKIWSGEKADLILLDVTKELIEQIERISKTNMSNSEDIFSTVNIYKKYSSLYKYQLKAVESWRENNYRGLLEMATGTGKTITALACYQELAKEIKKMVTVIVVPQIELLYQWEEDIINSGSRAIICSGDNPSWPGTLKNRIRRLSSMSHGYINVIVTRDTFISNKFIEIINVSKIERLIISDEVHSFGSETTRRKFEQLEDIFNYRLGISATPFRKNKNESKELISFFGGIVFSYSLNEAIKSGFLNNYEYYIKLLYFDKESLEQYRNIYYTNKEKLLKKNIEAINQIEKITATIANSSTSKIDELVSSFSSRDDEYQSIVYCSPGGYNNNINKFEEKHIDIVAKKLSEIERVKLRKIRSQVNSDERKKILTQFKERKLNVLVAIKCLDQGINLPEVTDAYILSSTDSQTEFIQRRGRILRTYPGKPTSKIYDYVMLPQDYNADTFEPDEADAYFVARELKRMKAYQDGADNYNEIQKKIDIIEEAYRDLLEVNEYGFNK; the protein is encoded by the coding sequence ATGAGCTTAAAAAAAATAAAATGGAGGATATCTTACACATCTTACGATAATAAGATGTTGGATGAATTCTATAAGCCAGCAATTAGACAATCAGAGTCGTATAAACGAATTTCGGGGTATTTTTCTGCCTCATTTTTAGAAAATCTTGCATTAGAAATTGAAGATAGTATAAATATTAATAACTTATACATACAGATACTTTGCTCCCCACTTATGTCCGATGAAGATAAAGAGAATATACGATTGGGATATGGTATGAGGGAGAAAATATCAGAGTTTATTGCTACAGAATTAAAGAAAATTTCTGATGATAGTAAAACGCTCCCATTAATATCCAATTTAATCGCTCGAAAAGCAGTAGATATTAAATTTGTGGTCACGGAAAGAACAGGTATGTTTCATGATAAAAAGGGTATATTTAAGGATAGCGAGGGTAACAGGTTAGCATTTACAGGTTCTAATAATGAAACAAATAACGCAATGTTTAATAATTATGAGTCATTAGTTGTTCTAAATGATTGGGAAAATAAAAAATACGTGGATGAGATAGAAAATGACTTTAATAAAATTTGGAGCGGAGAAAAAGCAGACTTAATACTCTTGGATGTTACTAAAGAACTTATTGAACAAATTGAAAGAATATCTAAAACTAACATGTCGAACTCTGAAGATATATTTTCTACAGTTAATATCTATAAAAAGTATAGTAGTCTCTACAAATATCAGTTGAAAGCTGTAGAAAGTTGGCGCGAAAACAACTATAGAGGGCTTTTAGAAATGGCAACTGGTACTGGTAAAACAATTACAGCGTTAGCATGTTATCAAGAATTAGCGAAAGAAATAAAAAAAATGGTGACTGTGATAGTAGTCCCTCAAATTGAACTCTTATATCAATGGGAGGAAGATATAATTAATAGTGGTTCCAGAGCAATTATTTGTTCTGGAGATAACCCCTCATGGCCAGGAACTTTAAAAAATAGAATAAGAAGACTTTCTAGTATGAGTCATGGGTATATCAACGTAATTGTTACGAGGGATACTTTTATTAGTAATAAATTTATAGAAATAATTAATGTTTCAAAAATTGAAAGATTGATTATTTCCGATGAAGTACATAGCTTTGGCAGTGAAACAACTAGAAGGAAGTTCGAACAACTAGAAGATATATTTAATTACCGCTTAGGAATTAGTGCCACTCCGTTCAGAAAAAATAAAAATGAAAGCAAAGAATTAATTAGTTTTTTTGGAGGAATCGTTTTTTCATACTCTTTAAATGAGGCAATAAAAAGTGGTTTTTTAAATAACTATGAATATTATATAAAGTTATTATACTTTGATAAAGAATCTTTAGAACAATATAGAAATATTTATTATACTAATAAAGAAAAATTATTGAAAAAAAACATAGAAGCAATAAATCAGATAGAAAAAATAACCGCCACAATTGCTAACTCTTCGACATCAAAAATTGATGAACTAGTTTCAAGCTTTTCAAGCAGAGATGATGAATATCAATCAATTGTTTACTGCTCTCCCGGAGGTTACAACAATAATATAAATAAATTCGAAGAAAAACATATTGATATTGTAGCAAAAAAACTAAGCGAAATCGAACGAGTAAAACTGAGAAAGATAAGAAGTCAAGTGAATTCTGATGAACGGAAAAAAATATTGACACAGTTTAAAGAAAGAAAATTAAATGTTCTTGTAGCTATAAAATGCTTAGACCAGGGGATAAACTTACCGGAAGTTACAGATGCATATATATTATCAAGTACTGATTCTCAAACTGAATTTATTCAAAGGCGAGGTCGTATTTTAAGAACTTATCCAGGTAAACCAACGTCAAAAATTTATGATTATGTAATGTTACCTCAAGACTATAATGCTGATACGTTTGAGCCGGATGAAGCGGATGCGTATTTTGTAGCTAGAGAATTAAAAAGAATGAAAGCATATCAAGATGGTGCGGATAATTATAATGAAATTCAGAAAAAAATTGATATTATAGAAGAAGCTTATAGAGATTTATTGGAGGTTAATGAATATGGATTTAATAAATAA
- a CDS encoding divalent metal cation transporter — MLGGASFYAVVVGTAKTLETLMSIFVGVMGIVFVITMFLVRPDFGEVLRGFVPTGIPDGSIVNIVALIGTTLIGINLLMKAITTAEKWQGEEHLPAARFDTVFNVGIGILITAAIVITSGTVLYGTGTVVSSPIIFSQMLEPVLGNSARMIGDVRIAAAGLSSAIATPLILKVVLARLFKW, encoded by the coding sequence ATTCTTGGCGGAGCAAGTTTTTATGCAGTTGTAGTAGGAACTGCCAAAACACTTGAAACATTAATGTCGATTTTTGTTGGTGTTATGGGAATTGTTTTTGTTATTACCATGTTTTTAGTTAGACCAGATTTCGGTGAAGTATTAAGAGGGTTTGTTCCAACAGGAATTCCTGATGGTTCTATTGTTAATATTGTTGCTTTAATTGGTACGACTTTAATTGGGATTAACTTGTTAATGAAAGCTATTACTACTGCTGAAAAATGGCAAGGAGAAGAACATTTGCCAGCAGCTCGTTTTGATACTGTTTTTAATGTGGGGATTGGTATTCTTATCACCGCAGCTATTGTTATTACTAGTGGAACTGTTTTATATGGAACTGGTACGGTTGTAAGTAGTCCCATAATTTTCTCACAAATGTTGGAACCTGTTTTAGGAAACTCAGCACGTATGATTGGTGACGTTAGGATTGCTGCTGCTGGGTTATCTTCAGCTATTGCAACACCACTTATTTTGAAAGTGGTTTTGGCTCGTCTCTTTAAATGGTAA
- a CDS encoding ABC transporter ATP-binding protein, translating to MASVSEPLLSVENLKQHFKVNRHYSVKAVDGVSFNIYPGETYGLVGESGSGKSTIGRSVIRLHEITDGEIRFKGLDISNKLDKPTTETLRTKMQMIFQDPMASLNPRKNVMDIVAHGLDIHGKAGSKKERADRVMEILERVGLSREFAGRFPSQFSGGQRQRLGIARALIMNPELIIADEAISALDVSIQAQIVNLMKEIQEETNVAYLFIAHDLSMVRYISDRIGVLHLGHMIETGTTEEIFSNPIHPYTKSLISAIPHPNSAIEKKRVALTYDYESSGLDYEQGSQHLVEGSHFVLGTAVEVAEWMKQDNQEDVLGLS from the coding sequence ATGGCATCAGTAAGTGAACCACTTTTAAGTGTGGAAAATCTTAAACAGCATTTTAAAGTGAATCGTCATTATAGTGTAAAAGCAGTTGATGGAGTCTCCTTTAATATTTATCCAGGCGAAACATACGGACTCGTAGGCGAATCTGGGAGTGGGAAATCAACGATTGGACGCTCTGTCATTCGGTTGCATGAAATTACGGATGGTGAGATTCGTTTTAAAGGATTGGACATTTCAAATAAACTTGATAAACCAACTACAGAAACACTTCGAACAAAGATGCAGATGATTTTTCAAGATCCAATGGCTAGTTTAAATCCACGGAAGAATGTCATGGATATTGTTGCGCATGGCTTGGATATACACGGTAAAGCAGGTAGTAAAAAAGAACGTGCAGACCGAGTGATGGAGATTCTTGAGCGTGTTGGTCTATCGCGGGAATTTGCGGGGCGTTTCCCCAGCCAATTCTCAGGAGGCCAACGCCAACGTCTGGGTATCGCCCGTGCGCTCATTATGAATCCGGAGCTGATTATTGCCGATGAAGCAATTAGTGCACTAGATGTTTCCATTCAAGCACAAATTGTTAACTTGATGAAAGAAATTCAAGAAGAAACAAACGTTGCTTATCTCTTTATTGCGCATGACCTGTCCATGGTCCGCTATATCTCTGATCGGATTGGCGTGCTTCATTTAGGACATATGATTGAGACGGGAACAACAGAAGAGATATTTTCTAACCCGATTCATCCTTATACGAAATCATTGATTTCGGCAATACCCCATCCAAATTCAGCTATTGAGAAAAAGCGAGTCGCTTTAACATACGATTATGAATCGAGCGGGTTGGATTACGAACAGGGTAGCCAACACTTAGTTGAAGGGAGCCATTTTGTACTAGGAACGGCAGTAGAAGTAGCCGAATGGATGAAACAAGATAATCAAGAGGACGTATTGGGCTTATCTTAA
- a CDS encoding ABC transporter ATP-binding protein: MTRDKVLEIRDLAISFKTSGGKLCAVRGVDLDLYRGETVAIVGESGSGKSVTVKAIMGILSKNGAIESGQIHYYYKDNDQDTCQDLLELSKKQMRHTINGKRIAMVFQDPMTSLDPTMSVGNQIMEGMLTHYQTPKKEAYEKAVRLLELVGITNPEARMNNYPHHLSGGMRQRIVIAIALACDPDVLICDEPTTALDVTIQAKILELIQDIQEKTGISVIYITHDLGVVAKVADYVNVMYAGKIVEKGTTDDIFYRPQHPYTWGLLLAMPDLDTKTSKLYSIPGNPPNMTKEIVGDPFYPRNNYALEIDRREEPPMFQLTHTHSAATWLLSEHAPQYDLPQELIERIERMRKEEAAYGISK; this comes from the coding sequence ATGACACGAGATAAAGTATTAGAAATTAGAGATTTAGCCATTAGTTTTAAAACATCAGGTGGAAAATTGTGTGCAGTTCGTGGTGTTGACTTAGACTTGTATAGAGGTGAAACAGTCGCAATTGTCGGTGAATCCGGGAGTGGAAAATCGGTAACCGTTAAAGCCATTATGGGTATTCTTAGTAAGAATGGAGCTATTGAGAGCGGCCAAATTCATTATTATTATAAGGACAATGACCAAGATACTTGTCAAGATTTACTAGAGCTATCGAAAAAACAAATGCGCCATACTATTAATGGTAAACGCATCGCAATGGTCTTTCAAGATCCCATGACTTCCTTAGACCCGACCATGAGTGTGGGTAACCAGATAATGGAAGGAATGCTGACACATTATCAAACACCAAAAAAAGAAGCGTATGAAAAAGCAGTCCGATTACTGGAACTCGTCGGTATCACGAATCCAGAAGCGCGTATGAATAATTATCCGCATCATTTATCGGGAGGAATGCGCCAGCGAATCGTCATTGCAATTGCTCTTGCCTGTGACCCGGATGTGCTAATTTGTGATGAACCAACGACGGCTCTCGATGTGACGATTCAAGCTAAAATATTAGAGTTGATTCAAGATATTCAAGAGAAAACGGGTATTTCAGTCATCTATATTACCCATGACTTGGGGGTCGTAGCCAAAGTCGCAGATTATGTGAACGTCATGTATGCAGGTAAAATTGTAGAAAAAGGGACAACGGACGATATCTTTTATCGCCCGCAACACCCTTATACATGGGGATTACTGTTAGCTATGCCAGACTTAGATACGAAAACAAGCAAATTGTATTCAATACCAGGCAATCCTCCTAATATGACTAAAGAAATTGTGGGGGACCCCTTTTATCCGCGTAATAATTATGCGCTTGAAATTGATAGACGAGAAGAGCCACCTATGTTCCAGCTAACGCATACACATTCAGCGGCAACTTGGTTACTAAGTGAACACGCTCCGCAGTATGATTTGCCACAAGAGTTAATCGAACGAATTGAACGCATGAGAAAGGAGGAGGCAGCCTATGGCATCAGTAAGTGA
- a CDS encoding ABC transporter permease encodes MDNSINKTAESFKFIGTTGVLTIEEDYSEEARWKQMIKRVARNKGSVFGFVMIIFISFMAFAGPLMSGYEFDQQISGHESMAPRIPLLEKVGLFDGSETLKTSTGELVVNKYETLAGGEDVYHWFGTDVLGRDLFTRTWMGTRISLYIALVAVIADVLIGMTYGMVSGYYGGRVDTIMQRVLEIINGIPSLVVVTLLIIILKPGLLSITLAIALTGWIGMSRIARASMLKLKESEYVLAARTMGAKDFPIMYKEVLPNIFSQLLIMSMFSIPNAIFTEAFLAFVGIGIPVPMASLGSLISENFKSLTTHFYMIVPPVLVFALLMLSFNLLADGLRDALDPTLKEV; translated from the coding sequence ATGGATAACTCAATAAACAAAACAGCAGAATCATTCAAATTTATTGGTACTACAGGAGTACTAACCATTGAGGAGGATTACTCTGAAGAAGCACGATGGAAACAAATGATTAAACGTGTTGCCCGAAATAAAGGCTCAGTTTTTGGCTTTGTCATGATCATATTTATTTCTTTTATGGCTTTTGCCGGGCCACTTATGTCAGGTTACGAATTTGATCAACAAATATCCGGACATGAGAGTATGGCTCCACGCATCCCACTATTAGAAAAAGTAGGTCTGTTTGACGGCTCTGAGACTTTAAAAACGTCGACTGGAGAACTGGTTGTTAATAAGTATGAAACTCTAGCAGGTGGTGAAGATGTTTATCACTGGTTTGGAACTGATGTGTTGGGGAGAGATTTGTTTACCAGAACGTGGATGGGAACCAGAATATCACTTTATATTGCTTTAGTAGCCGTTATTGCGGATGTATTGATTGGGATGACTTATGGCATGGTTTCGGGCTACTATGGTGGTAGAGTGGATACAATTATGCAGCGAGTTTTGGAAATCATTAATGGTATTCCTAGTCTCGTTGTGGTCACCTTATTAATTATTATTTTAAAACCCGGGTTACTCAGTATCACCTTAGCGATTGCTTTAACGGGTTGGATTGGGATGAGCCGAATTGCTCGTGCCTCCATGCTAAAATTAAAAGAGAGTGAGTATGTTTTGGCAGCTCGTACAATGGGAGCCAAGGACTTTCCAATTATGTACAAGGAAGTATTACCGAACATTTTTTCCCAGCTCCTTATTATGTCAATGTTTTCGATTCCTAACGCAATTTTTACAGAAGCATTTTTAGCCTTTGTTGGGATTGGAATACCTGTGCCAATGGCTTCGCTAGGCTCTTTAATCTCGGAAAACTTTAAGTCATTGACAACACATTTCTATATGATTGTTCCACCAGTACTAGTATTTGCGCTTTTAATGCTAAGTTTTAACTTATTAGCAGATGGCTTACGCGATGCACTTGATCCAACCCTAAAGGAGGTCTAA
- a CDS encoding ABC transporter permease, whose product MKKYIAKRVLLSILTLFVIILVLFTLMQWMPGSPFNDEKLSIEQQMILREKYGLNDSVFVQFFRYLKNMLVGDFGDSYTISKNTPVSLLLKNRLPISLTLGAVSIVIGSILGLILGTVAALKHNTMIDTAATFFSVIGVSIPSYVFALGLSYYLGFRLGWFPMLYSQDQGAVAYVLPALALSMTVTATIARFTRTEMIEVMNSDYMQLVESKGVSGMQLILKHALRNASISIITILGPLIVSLMTGSLVVEKIFSIPGIGQLMIQAIQSNDYNVILALAFVYSAMYVGIMLVVDILYGVLDPRIRLVKENGNG is encoded by the coding sequence ATGAAAAAATATATTGCAAAACGTGTTCTTTTATCCATTTTGACTTTGTTTGTGATTATTCTTGTCCTCTTTACACTGATGCAATGGATGCCTGGGTCTCCTTTTAACGATGAAAAGTTATCCATTGAACAACAAATGATTTTAAGGGAGAAGTACGGTTTGAATGATTCCGTTTTTGTACAATTTTTCCGTTACTTAAAAAATATGCTTGTAGGTGACTTTGGAGATTCTTATACTATCTCAAAAAATACGCCAGTATCACTCCTTTTAAAAAACCGCTTGCCTATATCTTTGACTTTAGGAGCAGTTTCGATTGTAATTGGTAGTATTTTAGGATTAATTTTAGGAACTGTGGCAGCTCTAAAACACAATACAATGATTGATACAGCTGCAACTTTCTTTTCCGTTATTGGAGTATCTATTCCTTCTTACGTTTTTGCATTAGGACTTTCTTATTATTTAGGATTCCGACTTGGTTGGTTTCCTATGCTCTACAGTCAAGATCAAGGGGCGGTTGCTTACGTCTTACCTGCTTTAGCTTTGAGTATGACGGTTACAGCAACCATTGCACGTTTTACTCGAACCGAGATGATAGAGGTCATGAATTCCGATTACATGCAACTGGTTGAAAGTAAAGGGGTATCTGGTATGCAGTTAATCCTTAAACATGCGTTACGTAATGCCTCCATTTCAATCATTACCATTCTTGGACCACTGATTGTTAGTTTAATGACTGGTAGCCTCGTAGTTGAAAAAATATTTTCAATTCCAGGAATCGGTCAATTGATGATTCAAGCAATCCAATCAAATGACTATAATGTAATCTTAGCTTTGGCATTTGTATATAGCGCCATGTATGTTGGCATCATGTTAGTAGTGGATATTCTGTACGGTGTCCTTGACCCAAGAATTCGTTTGGTAAAGGAGAATGGAAATGGATAA
- a CDS encoding peptide ABC transporter substrate-binding protein produces MKHKKRLKLYATSLAALTLLAACGTDSGNDSADANSNMDSATTGTNGDKTLDVQFDVEVASMDPQIGTDGASFEVISSIIEGLYQLDSSGDPVLGMAESAEMSEDGLTYTFKLRDASWTNGDPVTADDFVYAWRRLADPDTGSEYAYIMGIAGVENAGDVIDGTADPDQLGVTALDDKTLEVKLSNPVPYFESLMAFISFFPMNQAFMEEVGDDYGTSADTLIANGAFKVEAYEPLTTSIKLVKNEDYYDAENVAIDALNFQVIKDSQQTMLSYQNGDIDVVALAGEQVDLFKDDPEFVNIQDGFVWYISPNTMVEGLDNANLRKAIATSIDKESIVNTALKDGSKPANYIVPVDLANGPDGEDFRSTTGTYLEYDPEAAVALFEEAKDELAAEEFTFSMLVEDTESAVNVSQMLKSQIEENLEGVTIEIEQMPKKTRLDRMKSKDYDLGLTRWGPDYADPMTYLDLWVTDGSNNDGSWTNAEYDELIFSSQNGELSLDKEARWEALKEAEQIILDDASVLPVYQKGSAVMIKSNVSGVDFHSVGVPRVFKNATID; encoded by the coding sequence ATGAAACATAAAAAAAGATTGAAATTATATGCTACAAGTTTAGCTGCGCTAACACTGCTGGCCGCATGTGGAACTGACAGCGGTAATGATTCTGCAGATGCGAATTCAAACATGGATTCTGCCACAACCGGGACAAATGGGGATAAAACCTTAGATGTGCAATTTGATGTTGAAGTTGCCTCAATGGATCCACAAATTGGAACAGATGGAGCTTCGTTTGAAGTTATTTCTAGTATCATCGAAGGTCTCTATCAGCTTGATTCTTCTGGTGATCCTGTTTTAGGAATGGCAGAATCAGCCGAGATGAGTGAGGACGGTTTAACCTATACCTTCAAATTAAGAGATGCTTCTTGGACGAATGGAGATCCGGTTACTGCGGATGACTTCGTATATGCTTGGCGCCGGTTAGCAGACCCTGATACAGGTAGTGAGTATGCTTATATCATGGGAATTGCAGGGGTTGAAAATGCCGGAGATGTTATTGATGGTACCGCTGATCCCGATCAATTGGGTGTGACCGCCCTTGACGATAAAACGCTTGAAGTGAAACTATCTAACCCTGTCCCATACTTCGAAAGTTTAATGGCATTTATTTCATTCTTTCCTATGAATCAAGCCTTTATGGAAGAAGTAGGGGATGACTATGGAACTTCAGCAGATACGCTCATTGCTAACGGTGCCTTTAAAGTAGAAGCGTATGAGCCACTTACAACATCCATTAAATTGGTTAAAAATGAAGATTATTACGACGCAGAAAATGTTGCGATTGATGCATTAAATTTCCAAGTTATTAAGGATTCCCAACAAACAATGCTGTCTTACCAAAATGGCGATATTGATGTCGTTGCTTTAGCGGGAGAACAAGTAGATTTATTCAAGGATGATCCTGAATTTGTTAATATTCAAGACGGTTTTGTTTGGTATATTTCTCCTAATACAATGGTAGAAGGTTTGGATAACGCAAATTTGAGGAAAGCAATTGCAACCTCTATTGATAAGGAATCCATTGTTAATACAGCATTAAAGGATGGCTCCAAACCAGCTAATTATATAGTACCGGTTGACTTGGCCAATGGACCAGACGGGGAAGACTTCCGTTCAACAACCGGAACTTACCTGGAATATGATCCGGAAGCAGCGGTTGCTTTGTTTGAAGAAGCAAAAGACGAATTGGCTGCTGAAGAATTTACATTCAGTATGTTGGTAGAAGATACTGAAAGTGCTGTTAACGTTTCTCAAATGTTGAAGTCACAAATTGAAGAAAACCTTGAAGGTGTCACAATTGAAATTGAACAAATGCCTAAGAAAACACGTCTCGATCGTATGAAGAGTAAAGACTATGATCTTGGTCTAACCAGATGGGGACCTGACTATGCTGACCCGATGACTTACTTGGATTTATGGGTAACAGACGGCTCTAATAATGATGGTAGTTGGACAAATGCAGAATATGACGAACTGATTTTCTCTTCTCAAAACGGCGAGTTATCATTAGATAAAGAAGCCCGCTGGGAAGCGTTAAAAGAAGCAGAACAAATCATTCTTGATGATGCCAGTGTATTACCAGTCTACCAAAAAGGTAGTGCCGTAATGATTAAGAGTAACGTTTCTGGAGTTGATTTCCATTCTGTCGGAGTACCACGTGTGTTTAAGAATGCGACAATCGATTAA
- a CDS encoding S9 family peptidase, with translation MANLFDLKSLGQPIIHDDLIFYIETQPNKDENAYHSHIYSIHKITKERRRWGDAGTSQSLLTISPNGKYLAYLGNNNKDKKMQIMLMPLDGGSAYAITDEKEGVSHYVWTRNSASLYYQTSVKNEEDSHEDTKQPHAIIINKLTYKQDGLGIFPQNLTYQIKKVDIASLAKQLLLEEKREIGVAYVSHDESYLLVSDQLDPNDEWNYGETVYYYDISSKEKRSLTTRIPKGNFSFAAMSEAEDYLLLSGNNFDYAFVSLSQVYGYDMETHQLVCLTENLDLEVSDALVADFQQNTSGVKIEWLNDSEFLFPVTKHGKIQLYKGDRTGKTELIFDQRLHLTDGKIDKSTNQLAVTFSTLTKTSELALLNLDTGQLDILYQPNKPFFKHHALVEPEMFWYKGADNWDIQGWYLPPLEEKNNHPAVLYIHGGPQVAYGESFFYEMQVMAAEGYGVIMLNPRGGNGYGQAFVASILGDYGNKDFDDLMLGTDYILEQHPEINKNAIYVMGGSYGGFMTNWVVSHTNRFKAAISQRSISNWISFYGTSDVGAFFVEFQLKRDLSDMVGLWNMSPLAYASQVKTPLFLMHSEQDLRCPLEQAQQFYVAMKKNGVETKLMTFPDSDHGLSRNGLPNLRLERSKAIFDWLATH, from the coding sequence ATGGCAAATCTTTTTGATTTAAAAAGCTTAGGTCAACCTATCATTCATGATGACCTTATTTTCTATATTGAAACGCAACCTAATAAGGATGAGAACGCTTATCATTCGCACATTTATAGTATTCATAAAATAACTAAAGAGCGCCGTCGTTGGGGGGACGCTGGAACAAGCCAATCGCTTTTAACCATTTCTCCTAATGGTAAATATTTAGCATATTTAGGAAATAATAATAAAGATAAAAAAATGCAAATCATGCTCATGCCTTTAGATGGTGGGAGTGCTTATGCGATTACCGATGAAAAAGAAGGGGTATCCCATTATGTTTGGACCCGTAATAGTGCGTCTTTGTACTACCAAACATCTGTAAAAAATGAGGAAGATTCTCATGAAGATACGAAACAGCCTCATGCAATCATCATAAACAAATTAACTTACAAGCAAGACGGTTTGGGTATCTTTCCACAAAATCTCACCTATCAAATTAAAAAAGTCGACATTGCGAGCCTTGCTAAACAGCTTCTCTTAGAAGAAAAGCGTGAAATTGGTGTTGCTTATGTTTCACACGACGAAAGCTATTTATTAGTAAGCGATCAATTAGATCCAAATGACGAGTGGAATTATGGGGAAACTGTTTATTACTACGATATTAGTTCTAAAGAAAAACGCTCTTTAACAACGCGTATTCCTAAAGGAAATTTTTCTTTTGCAGCGATGTCTGAAGCGGAAGACTATTTACTATTGAGTGGAAATAATTTTGACTATGCCTTCGTTAGCTTGAGTCAAGTTTACGGATATGATATGGAAACCCATCAATTAGTCTGTTTAACAGAAAATTTAGATTTAGAAGTGAGTGATGCTCTGGTAGCCGATTTCCAGCAAAATACGAGCGGTGTCAAAATTGAATGGTTAAACGATTCAGAATTTTTATTCCCTGTAACGAAACATGGTAAAATTCAATTGTATAAGGGAGATCGAACTGGTAAAACTGAACTAATCTTTGACCAACGTCTACACCTAACAGATGGAAAAATAGATAAATCTACTAATCAGTTAGCCGTTACTTTTTCAACATTAACAAAAACATCTGAATTAGCACTTTTAAACCTAGATACAGGTCAATTAGATATTTTGTATCAGCCTAATAAACCTTTTTTCAAGCATCACGCGCTCGTTGAACCGGAGATGTTTTGGTATAAAGGCGCTGATAACTGGGATATTCAAGGCTGGTATTTACCCCCTCTAGAAGAAAAAAATAATCATCCGGCAGTTCTGTATATTCATGGTGGACCGCAAGTTGCTTACGGCGAATCATTCTTTTATGAAATGCAAGTTATGGCAGCTGAAGGTTATGGCGTTATTATGCTTAATCCCCGTGGTGGAAACGGTTATGGTCAAGCCTTTGTCGCTTCTATTTTAGGAGATTATGGAAATAAAGATTTTGATGATTTGATGTTAGGAACCGACTATATACTTGAACAGCATCCTGAAATTAATAAAAATGCTATCTATGTGATGGGCGGAAGTTATGGTGGTTTTATGACTAACTGGGTGGTTAGCCATACGAATCGTTTCAAAGCAGCAATTTCACAACGCTCTATCTCAAACTGGATTAGTTTCTATGGGACAAGTGACGTTGGTGCTTTCTTTGTAGAATTTCAGTTGAAGCGTGATTTATCTGACATGGTTGGGCTTTGGAATATGTCACCCCTTGCTTATGCTTCCCAAGTTAAAACGCCTCTTTTCCTTATGCACAGTGAGCAAGATTTGCGTTGTCCTTTGGAACAGGCGCAACAATTCTATGTCGCAATGAAAAAAAACGGTGTTGAAACTAAATTAATGACTTTTCCAGATTCTGATCATGGTCTATCTCGTAATGGTTTGCCAAACCTGCGTCTGGAACGTTCCAAAGCGATTTTTGATTGGTTAGCGACGCATTAG